In Takifugu flavidus isolate HTHZ2018 chromosome 13, ASM371156v2, whole genome shotgun sequence, the following are encoded in one genomic region:
- the bmt2 gene encoding S-adenosylmethionine sensor upstream of mTORC1 isoform X1, producing the protein MQRKHEQNGGPSLCHTEPRGSTDMPITAGFREATGEGSIGGTMDLRDNVETGEAESHPEFFYLPIPDEAPCKREQEKLSGVVKNLHRKLRRKYKEVGDFDKIWREHCEDEQTLSEYALAMKNLADNHWTKKYEGEGRIEWCRSVCQEYFLDGGMKRMLEKDEKSANLAMGVTALPATPLPYSAIRSSLSQLGKIRLLDVGSCFNPFLKFDEFLTVGIDIVPAVESVYKCDFLNLQLQQPLQLAGDAVEAFLRQLHNPIDSLPAQLFHVVVFSLLLSYFPSPYQRWICCKKAHELLELHGLLLIITPDSSHQNRHALMMRSWRVAVESLGFKRYKYVKYSHMHLIAFRKVCLATTSDLVSRNYPEMLYIPQDFNSNEEEECADVPLQVRSEFEDDQLAWGFTELPDNDSDSGESQGSSVPGFHELEDPILLQS; encoded by the exons ATGCAACGGAAACATGAACAGAACGGAGGCCCATCCCTCTGCCACACTGAACCCAGGGGATCCACTGACATGCCCATCACAG CTGGGTTCAGGGAAGCTACTGGCGAAGGTAGCATCGGTGGTACTATGGACCTCAGGGACAATGTCGAGACAGGAGAAGCGGAAAGCCACCCGGAGTTTTTTTACCTCCCGATCCCGGATGAAGCACCGTGTAAGAgggagcaggagaaactgtcagGAGTCGTCAAAAACCTTCACAGAAAACTGCGCAGGAAATATAAAGAGG TGGGTGACTTTGACAAGATCTGGCGTGAGCACTGCGAGGATGAACAGACACTGAGTGAATATGCCCTGGCCATGAAGAACCTTGCTGACAACCATTGGACAAAAAAATATGAAGGAGAAGGCCGCATCGAATGGTGCCGCAG CGTGTGCCAGGAATACTTTTTGGATGGTGGGATGAAGAGAATGTTAGAAAAGGATGAGAAAAGTGCCAATCTGGCAATGGGTGTGACAGCGCTACCTGCGACTCCACTGCCATACAGCGCCATCCGCAG CTCGCTCTCGCAGCTGGGCAAAATTCGCCTTCTCGATGTGGGGAGCTGCTTCAACCCTTTCCTGAAGTTTGACGAGTTCCTTACAGTTGGCATTGACATTGTGCCTGCAGTTGAG AGTGTTTACAAGTGTGACTTCCTCAACCTTCAGCTTCAGCAGCCGCTTCAGCTTGCAGGCGATGCAGTGGAGGCCTTCCTGCGCCAGCTGCACAACCCCATCGACTCCCTGCCCGCCCAGCTTTTCCATGTGGTGGTCTTCTCCCTGCTCCTGTCCTACTTTCCCTCACCATACCAGCGCTGGATCTGTTGTAAGAAGGCCcatgagctgctggagctgcacggcctgctgctcatcatcaCGCCCGACTCTTCCCACCAGAACCGCCACGCCTTAATGATGCGTAGCTGGAGGGTGGCAGTGGAGTCGCTGGGCTTTAAGCGCTACAAATACGTCAAGTATTCTCACATGCATCTCATCGCCTTCCGCAAGGTGTGTCTGGCCACCACCAGTGACCTGGTGTCACGCAACTACCCTGAGATGCTCTATATCCCACAGGACTTCAACTccaatgaggaggaagagtgcgCTGATGTGCCCTTGCAGGTTCGTTCTGAGTTTGAGGATGACCAGTTGGCTTGGGGCTTCACGGAGCTGCCTGACAATGATTCTGATTCTGGGGAGAGCCAGGGCAGCTCGGTGCCTGGCTTCCATGAGCTGGAAGACCCGATCCTGCTTCAGAGCTAG
- the bmt2 gene encoding S-adenosylmethionine sensor upstream of mTORC1 isoform X2 yields MQRKHEQNGGPSLCHTEPRGSTDMPITVGDFDKIWREHCEDEQTLSEYALAMKNLADNHWTKKYEGEGRIEWCRSVCQEYFLDGGMKRMLEKDEKSANLAMGVTALPATPLPYSAIRSSLSQLGKIRLLDVGSCFNPFLKFDEFLTVGIDIVPAVESVYKCDFLNLQLQQPLQLAGDAVEAFLRQLHNPIDSLPAQLFHVVVFSLLLSYFPSPYQRWICCKKAHELLELHGLLLIITPDSSHQNRHALMMRSWRVAVESLGFKRYKYVKYSHMHLIAFRKVCLATTSDLVSRNYPEMLYIPQDFNSNEEEECADVPLQVRSEFEDDQLAWGFTELPDNDSDSGESQGSSVPGFHELEDPILLQS; encoded by the exons ATGCAACGGAAACATGAACAGAACGGAGGCCCATCCCTCTGCCACACTGAACCCAGGGGATCCACTGACATGCCCATCACAG TGGGTGACTTTGACAAGATCTGGCGTGAGCACTGCGAGGATGAACAGACACTGAGTGAATATGCCCTGGCCATGAAGAACCTTGCTGACAACCATTGGACAAAAAAATATGAAGGAGAAGGCCGCATCGAATGGTGCCGCAG CGTGTGCCAGGAATACTTTTTGGATGGTGGGATGAAGAGAATGTTAGAAAAGGATGAGAAAAGTGCCAATCTGGCAATGGGTGTGACAGCGCTACCTGCGACTCCACTGCCATACAGCGCCATCCGCAG CTCGCTCTCGCAGCTGGGCAAAATTCGCCTTCTCGATGTGGGGAGCTGCTTCAACCCTTTCCTGAAGTTTGACGAGTTCCTTACAGTTGGCATTGACATTGTGCCTGCAGTTGAG AGTGTTTACAAGTGTGACTTCCTCAACCTTCAGCTTCAGCAGCCGCTTCAGCTTGCAGGCGATGCAGTGGAGGCCTTCCTGCGCCAGCTGCACAACCCCATCGACTCCCTGCCCGCCCAGCTTTTCCATGTGGTGGTCTTCTCCCTGCTCCTGTCCTACTTTCCCTCACCATACCAGCGCTGGATCTGTTGTAAGAAGGCCcatgagctgctggagctgcacggcctgctgctcatcatcaCGCCCGACTCTTCCCACCAGAACCGCCACGCCTTAATGATGCGTAGCTGGAGGGTGGCAGTGGAGTCGCTGGGCTTTAAGCGCTACAAATACGTCAAGTATTCTCACATGCATCTCATCGCCTTCCGCAAGGTGTGTCTGGCCACCACCAGTGACCTGGTGTCACGCAACTACCCTGAGATGCTCTATATCCCACAGGACTTCAACTccaatgaggaggaagagtgcgCTGATGTGCCCTTGCAGGTTCGTTCTGAGTTTGAGGATGACCAGTTGGCTTGGGGCTTCACGGAGCTGCCTGACAATGATTCTGATTCTGGGGAGAGCCAGGGCAGCTCGGTGCCTGGCTTCCATGAGCTGGAAGACCCGATCCTGCTTCAGAGCTAG
- the tmem168b gene encoding transmembrane protein 168, translating into MCRFLRYCVSHCLHAAMTRLEEVNDEVSGWSSVRWLGYLSGLNLLVALCLGLYVRWEKTAETVLLVIFVLALIFFGVACLVYYYFNMERLSLRLLHPWFGFMLGLLCFLNSPALEGDVKERASNYLLLSSVVLRTLWALLDRLFGCTRYRPAFLTTAERLELVGFATASTVLPIQKSLSVMVLVVALATLIVALRMKAFLALHNLVCFAVITAVLFFPSLNIITNPFALACFFSQLICDPLLDVYFSGLSVTERWQPFLLWRGLWRRLSLLPLLAVQVTFVVLAAHKLTDKEQQLLIMVPGFVVCTLFWAICHMVFVISVWGFHSKLSECQRVCSLQLSVHSRLDKIMASKGMRHFCLISERLVKFTLLSTVAVAALCWQSSSSVFMSVFLLILPLESLFHGLFYELGSTLGGTSVGYAVVIPTNYCSPDGQPMLLPPDQVQELNRRSTGMLNNVQRFFAYHIIEAFGCDYSTSGVTLEALQAKIKSFLEFRTKDGPRHDTYVIFFSGHTHRSGEWALAGGDTLRLDQILGWWKEKNSSICSRLIVVLDCENSLPWVNGVKKAGGLYVAVQGATFAKVTDMENQDPPQLGDFTAQWVEYNCNPNSAIQWCERGRAVSAVYGVSKHWSDYTLHLPTGSDLTDHWRMYFPRITYPVIQLALECGSSDELWLCNACLRFFRRVKLNWFPPAVLDTGQGFKLVRS; encoded by the exons ATGTGTCGTTTTCTACGCTACTGTGTCAGCCACTGCCTGCATGCGGCAATGACCCGACTGGAGGAGGTCAATGACGAAGTGAGCGGGTGGTCTTCTGTCCGGTGGTTGGGCTACCTGTCCGGTCTCAACTTGCTGGTCGCTCTCTGTTTGGGGCTTTATGTTCGTTGGGAGAAGACAGCGGAGACGGTCCTTCTGGTCATTTTCGTTCTGGCCCTGATTTTCTTTGGAGTAGCATGTCTGGTGTATTACTACTTCAACATGGAGAGGCTCAGCCTCAGACTTCTACACCCGTGGTTCGGATTTATGCTCGGGCTTCTGTGTTTCCTCAACAGTCCTGCGCTGGAGGGCGACGTAAAGGAGCGTGCATCGAACTATCTGCTGTTGTCCAGTGTGGTCCTGAGGACGCTCTGGGCTCTGCTCGACCGCCTGTTTGGATGCACCAGGTACCGCCCGGCTTTCCTCACCACGGCCGAGCGTCTGGAACTGGTGGGTTTTGCCACCGCCAGCACAGTCCTGCCGATCCAGAAATCCCTGAGCgtgatggtgttggtggtggcGCTGGCCACCCTCATCGTTGCCCTCCGGATGAAGGCTTTCCTGGCTCTCCACAACCTGGTCTGCTTCGCTGTCATCACGGCGGTGCTGTTCTTCCCATCCCTGAACATCATCACCAACCCGTTTGCCCTGGCCTGCTTTTTCAGCCAGCTCATCTGCGACCCCCTGTTGGATGTCTACTTCAGTGGACTCTCCGTAACCGAGCGCTGGCAGCCATTTCTCCTGTGGCGGGGTCTCTGGCGCCGCCTGTCCCTTCTGCCCCTGCTTGCGGTGCAGGTGACCTTCGTCGTACTAGCTGCCCACAAGCTCACGGACAAGGAGCAGCAGTTGCTCATAATGGTTCCAGGTTTTGTGGTGTGCACGCTCTTCTGGGCCATCTGCCATATGGTGTTTGTCATCTCGGTGTGGGGCTTTCACTCCAAACTTAGCGAGTGCCAGAGAGTGTGCTCCTTGCAGCTGTCCGTGCACAGCAGACTGGACAAGATAATGGCCTCAAAGGGGATGCGGCATTTCTGCCTCATCTCTGAACGCCTGGTAAAATTCACACTGCTGTCAACcgttgctgtagctgctctcTGTTGGCAG TCCTCCAGCAGCGTCTTTATGAGTGTCTTTCTACTCATCCTGCCTCTGGAGTCTTTATTCCACGGACTATTCTATGAGCTCGGGAGCACTCTGGGAGGAACCAGTGTGGGTTATGCAGTTGTTATTCCCACCAACTACTGCAG CCCTGATGGACAACCCATGCTGCTGCCTCCGGACCAGGTGCAGGAGCTGAACAGACGCTCTACGGGAATGCTGAACAATGTGCAGCGCTTCTTCGCCTACCACATTATCGAGGCTTTTGGCTGCGACTACTCCACCAGTGGGGTGACCCTGGAGGCTCTGCAGGCCAAGATCAAATCATTCCTGGAGTTTCGGACAAAAGACGGGCCTCGCCACGACACCTACGTGATCTTCTTCAGCGGCCACACTCACCGTTCCGGTGAATGGGCGCTCGCAG gaggCGACACTCTTCGTCTTGACCAAATCTTGGGGTGGTGGAAGGAAAagaacagcagcatctgctcGCGCCTGATCGTGGTGCTCGACTGTGAAAACTCGTTGCCGTGGGTGAACGGTGTAAAGAAGGCAGGAGGCCTGTATGTAGCTGTGCAGGGAGCGACATTTGCCAAAGTGACGGACATGGAGAATCAGGACCCCCCACAGCTCGGAGACTTCACTGCTCAGTGGGTGGAGTACAACTGCAACCCCAACAGTGCCATCCAGTGGTGTGAGAGGGGCAGGGCGGTTTCTGCAGTCTACGGCGTCTCCAAGCACTGGAGCGACTACACGCTGCAccttccaacaggaagtgatctcACTGACCACTGGAGGATGTACTTCCCTCGGATCACCTACCCGGTGATACAGTTGGCGCTGGAGTGCGG